Genomic window (Microbacterium oxydans):
GTTGTCGGTGGAGTACATGACGATGGTGTTCTCGGCCAGTCCGAGCTCGTCGAGCAGATCGAGCAGACTCCCGACGACGTCGTCGTGGTCGAGCATCGTGTCGTGGTACTCCGACTGCCAGCGCCCGGCCCGCCCCTTGCTCTCCTCTTTCGAGTGGGTGCGGAAGTGCATGTGCGTCGAGTTGAACCAGACGAAGAAGGGGGTGTCGTCGGCCGCCTGCGTACGGATGAAGTCCGCCGCCGCATCGCGGAACTCCTCGTCGACGGTCTCCATCCGCTTCTTGGTCAGAGCACCGGTGTCCTCGATCCGCTGCGTGCCGTCGTCGTTCGCCCAGGAGTGGATGACGCCGCGGGGACGGAACTTCTCGCTGAACCCGGGGAACTCCTCATCGGTGGGGTAGTCCGGGTGCTCGGGTTCCTCCTCCGCGTTGAGGTGGTACAGGTTCCCGAAGAACTCGTCGAAGCCGTGGGCGGTCGGCAGATGCTCGTCGCGGTCGCCGAGGTGGTTCTTGCCGAACTGCCCGGTCGCGTAGCCGTGGTGCTTGAGCGCATCGGCGATCGTGGGGTCCTCGGGCTGGAGCCCCAGCTTCGCGCCGGGCATGCCCACCTTGGTGAGCCCCGTCCGGTACGGGTTCTGGCCGGTGATGAAGGCCGCGCGCCCCGCGGTGCAGCTCTGCTCGCCGTAATAGTCGGTGAACTTCACGCCCTCGTCGGCGATCCGGTCGATGTTCGGCGTCCGATAGCCCATGAGGCCGTCGGAGTACGTGCTGAGGTTCGCGATGCCGATGTCGTCGCCCCAGATGATGAGGATGTTGGGCTTCTCGGACATACCGACTCCTTGCTTCGACGCGTGAGACGGGGGCGATCGCCCTCGGTCGAAGCCAAGCACTCCCTCACGGGTGCGCCCAGGGGCACCTCACTCGGAACGGGTGAGGCGGAATCCGATGTGCGACATGCCCGTATCCTCGGCCTGCGGCGAGCGCGCGGCCGGTCGGAAGCGCAGGCAGTAGTCCGGCGAGCACAGGTGCGAGCCGCCCTTGAGAACGCGACGCGGGATGTCCGGGAACCCCTCCTGGGCGCTGGCGGCGGCGAGGAGGTTCGTCCGCTTGCCCGCGTCGACCGGGGTGTCCGAGAGACGGATGTGCCGCGGCGTGTAGAAGTCGGTCGTCCACTCCCACACGTTCGCGATCATGTCGTACAGGCCGTAGCCGTTGGGCGGGTAGGAGCCGACGGGAGCCGTGCCGCCCAGGCCCTGGTTGTCGTAGGGGAAGCGCCCCAGCCAGGAGTTCGCCTGGGCGACGCCGTCCGGGTAGGGCTCGTCGCCCCACGCGAACGGTGCGCCCTCCATTCCCCCGCGCGCGGCGTACTCGTGCTCGGCTTCGGTGGGCAGCCGCATCCCTACCCAGTCCGCGTAGGCGACGGCGTCTTCGAAGGCGATATGCACGACCGGATGCCGCAGCCGATCGTCGATCGTCGAGTCGGGTCCGAACGGACGACGCCAGTACGCTCCGGGCTGCCATCGCCACCAGTTGCGCCAGTCGCCCAGGTCGGTGGGGCCGGCGGTGGGGGTGAACACCATCGCTCCCGGAACGAGGTCGGCAGGATCGGCGCCGGGGAAGGCCGCGGGGTCGAGCTGACGCTCGGCGACCGTCACATACCCGGTCGCGTCGACGAACTCGGCGTACTGCTCGTTCGTCACCTCGTAGCGGTCGATGAAGAAGGAGGCGACCTCCCGCTCGTGCACGGGCCGCTCATCGGGGTAGAAGTCGTCCGACCCCATCAGGAACCTTCCCCCGGGGATGAGGACCATGTCGCGAGAGTTCGTCACGGGACTCAGCGTAGTGTCGGGGTTTCCCGCCGGGTGGGCTGATCTGAGAAGATCATCCGCATGATCACCGTTCACCTGCGCTACGAGATCGACCCCGACAAGCTCGACGAGTTCACCGAGTACGGACGGACCTGGATCCGGCTGGTGGAGAAGCTGGGCGGCGACCACCACGGCTACTTCATGCCGAGCGAGGGCGACAGCGACGAGGCGTTCGCCCTGTTCACGTTCCCCTCCCTGGCCGAATACGAGGCCTACCGGACGACGTCGCGCACCGACCCCGAATGCATCGCCGCGTTCGAGTTCGCGCGCACGACGAAGTGCATCCGTCGCTACGAGCGCCGCTTCCTCACCCCGGTCTTCGAGTAGCGGGAGCCCGGCGTCGGTCGGCCGGTGCGTCGCTCGCACGGGCCGACCGCGCGGTCTCCGCCTATGCGGTCTGCACCCAGATCGTCTTCTCGCGGCTCCACTGGGCGAACGCCTGCAGCGACTTCTCCACCCCGCCGAAGCCCGATTGACGCCATCCGCCGAATGGCACCGTCATGTCGCCCTCGCTGTAGGCGCCGACCGAGACGAGACCCGCACGGATGCCGCTGGCGAGTGCGAGCGCGTCCTCCAGGTCCCTGGTCCACACCGAGGCGGCCAGCCCGTAGTCGACGGCGTTGGCGAGGGCGATGGCCTCGTCCCGCGCGGCGAAGCGCTGCACCGTGACCACCGGCCCGAAGATCTCCGTCCGCAGGATCGCGGCGTCATCCGGAAGGTCTGTCAGCACGGTCGGGGCGATGTACCGTCCACCCGACCCCACGGCGACCTCGACGCCCCCGGTCGCGAGGCGGGCACCCGCGGCGACCGCCTCGTCGATCGCGCGCAGGATGCGGGTCGCCGCGACGTCGTCGATCACCGGGCCGATCTGCGTGGCCTCGTCGGCCGGTGACCCGATCCGCAATGCCGAGGCGGCGGCGCTCAGCCGCTCGACGACGTCGTCATGGATCGACTCGTGCACGAGGATCCGCGAACCCGCCGTGCAGTTCTGCCCCGCCGTGAGGAACGCCGCCTCCACGAGCCCC
Coding sequences:
- a CDS encoding arylsulfatase, whose protein sequence is MSEKPNILIIWGDDIGIANLSTYSDGLMGYRTPNIDRIADEGVKFTDYYGEQSCTAGRAAFITGQNPYRTGLTKVGMPGAKLGLQPEDPTIADALKHHGYATGQFGKNHLGDRDEHLPTAHGFDEFFGNLYHLNAEEEPEHPDYPTDEEFPGFSEKFRPRGVIHSWANDDGTQRIEDTGALTKKRMETVDEEFRDAAADFIRTQAADDTPFFVWFNSTHMHFRTHSKEESKGRAGRWQSEYHDTMLDHDDVVGSLLDLLDELGLAENTIVMYSTDNGPHMNSWPDAGMTPFRNEKNSNWEGAYRVPAMVRWPGRIPAGTTLNGIVSHNDWFVTLLAAVGDDDIAERLASGAELHGTEYKVHLDGHDQLDYITGAVEQSPRRHFFYVSDDGDLTALRFDNWKLVFLEQRAAGTLQVWQEPYIELRFPKLFNLRTDPFERADITSNTYWDWVLDHVFLFVPAQAYVGRMLGTLAEFPARQKSASFTINQVMAKLESTVGSS
- a CDS encoding formylglycine-generating enzyme family protein, with product MVLIPGGRFLMGSDDFYPDERPVHEREVASFFIDRYEVTNEQYAEFVDATGYVTVAERQLDPAAFPGADPADLVPGAMVFTPTAGPTDLGDWRNWWRWQPGAYWRRPFGPDSTIDDRLRHPVVHIAFEDAVAYADWVGMRLPTEAEHEYAARGGMEGAPFAWGDEPYPDGVAQANSWLGRFPYDNQGLGGTAPVGSYPPNGYGLYDMIANVWEWTTDFYTPRHIRLSDTPVDAGKRTNLLAAASAQEGFPDIPRRVLKGGSHLCSPDYCLRFRPAARSPQAEDTGMSHIGFRLTRSE
- a CDS encoding NIPSNAP family protein, which codes for MITVHLRYEIDPDKLDEFTEYGRTWIRLVEKLGGDHHGYFMPSEGDSDEAFALFTFPSLAEYEAYRTTSRTDPECIAAFEFARTTKCIRRYERRFLTPVFE